Part of the Polaribacter sp. Hel1_33_78 genome is shown below.
TTTTTGATAAGAATCAAACTTAGATGACATGGTGTATTTGCTTTTAAAATCATTGCAAGATAATAATTAGTATGCAGTTGACAGTAACAGTTAGCAGTATTTTAACTATTCTATTTCTTGGCACAACTCGATTAAAACTCCGTTTGTAGTTTTGGGATGTAAAAAAGCAACCAATTTATTATCTGCCCCTTTTTTAGGTATTTCATTTAAGACAACAAAACCTTCTTTTTTCAGTCTTTCAATTTCCGTTTTTATGTTTGAAACTGCAAATGCAATATGATGAATTCCTTCTCCTTTTTTATTGATAAATTTTGCAATGGGACTTTCTGGGTTTGTTGCTTGCAGTAATTCAATTTTA
Proteins encoded:
- the mce gene encoding methylmalonyl-CoA epimerase — protein: MKKIEHIGIAVKDLKVSNKLFASLFGEEHYKEEEVISEGVKTSFFKSGPNKIELLQATNPESPIAKFINKKGEGIHHIAFAVSNIKTEIERLKKEGFVVLNEIPKKGADNKLVAFLHPKTTNGVLIELCQEIE